One region of Termitidicoccus mucosus genomic DNA includes:
- the atpC gene encoding ATP synthase F1 subunit epsilon — protein sequence MSLTLKIVTPEAEVYSDTIETVVIPTTTGEIGILPGHIPLLTQVTAGELRVTKDGRTSELIIGDGFAEIEADTVSILAQNAIEEEKIDFEAVEKARQRAEEALKNREKLTPEEIARDEAALRFVMAQLAQKNRRR from the coding sequence ATGTCTCTTACGCTAAAAATCGTCACTCCCGAAGCCGAGGTCTATTCCGACACGATTGAGACCGTGGTCATTCCCACGACGACCGGGGAGATAGGCATCCTGCCCGGGCACATCCCGCTCCTCACCCAAGTCACCGCCGGCGAGCTGCGGGTCACCAAGGACGGCAGGACCAGCGAACTTATCATCGGCGACGGCTTCGCCGAAATCGAGGCCGACACCGTTTCCATCCTCGCGCAGAACGCCATCGAAGAGGAAAAGATCGACTTCGAGGCGGTCGAAAAGGCGCGTCAGCGCGCCGAGGAGGCGCTCAAGAATCGCGAGAAACTCACTCCCGAGGAAATCGCGCGCGACGAGGCGGCCCTCCGCTTTGTCATGGCCCAGCTCGCCCAAAAGAACCGCCGCCGGTGA
- the atpD gene encoding F0F1 ATP synthase subunit beta, with translation MSNQTGKIVQVLGAVVDVQFAENAMPPIYQALTVEFTASGKQEKLTLEVQQHIGEGVVRTIAMSSSEGLVRGMPVIDTGAPISVPVGEGVLGRIFNVTGDPVDNKGPVPHEKRYPIHRQPPTLIDQDTKANILETGIKVIDLICPFIKGGKVGAFGGAGVGKTVVIMELINNIAKAHGGRSVFAGVGERSREGNDLYHEMSEAGVIDQNDITKSKIALVYGQMNEPPGARMRVALSGLAMAEYFRDEKNQDVLLFIDNIFRFSQAGSEVSALLGRSPSAVGYQPTLANEMGILQERITSTKKGSITSFQAVYVPADDLTDPAPANTFAHLDSTIVLDRAISELGIYPAVDPLASTSKALEPAIVGEEHYEVAREVQRVLQRYKDLQDIIAILGLDELSPEDKLTVYRARKVQRFLSQPFTVAEVFTGTPGQYVPIKETIRGFKLILEGALDQVPEGDFFMKGAIDEILPKAKAQ, from the coding sequence ATGAGCAACCAAACCGGAAAAATCGTCCAAGTCCTCGGAGCCGTCGTCGACGTCCAGTTCGCCGAAAACGCCATGCCCCCCATTTATCAGGCGCTCACCGTCGAATTCACCGCCTCGGGCAAGCAGGAAAAGCTCACCCTCGAGGTCCAGCAGCACATCGGCGAAGGCGTCGTCCGCACCATCGCCATGTCGTCCTCGGAAGGCCTTGTCCGCGGCATGCCCGTCATCGACACCGGCGCGCCCATCTCCGTCCCGGTCGGCGAAGGCGTCCTCGGCCGCATCTTCAACGTCACCGGCGACCCCGTGGACAACAAGGGCCCCGTCCCCCACGAAAAACGCTACCCCATCCACCGCCAGCCCCCGACCCTCATCGACCAGGACACCAAGGCCAACATCCTCGAAACCGGCATCAAGGTCATCGACCTCATCTGCCCCTTCATCAAGGGTGGCAAGGTCGGCGCCTTCGGCGGCGCGGGCGTCGGCAAGACCGTCGTCATCATGGAGCTCATCAACAACATCGCCAAGGCCCACGGCGGACGCTCTGTCTTCGCCGGCGTCGGCGAACGCTCCCGCGAGGGCAACGACCTCTATCACGAAATGTCCGAGGCCGGCGTCATCGACCAGAACGACATCACCAAGTCGAAAATCGCCCTCGTTTACGGCCAGATGAACGAGCCTCCGGGCGCCCGCATGCGCGTCGCCCTTTCCGGCCTCGCCATGGCCGAGTATTTCCGCGACGAGAAAAACCAGGACGTCCTCCTCTTCATCGACAACATCTTCCGCTTCTCCCAGGCCGGCTCCGAAGTCTCCGCGCTCCTCGGCCGCTCGCCCTCCGCCGTCGGCTACCAGCCCACGCTCGCGAACGAAATGGGCATCCTCCAGGAGCGCATCACCTCGACGAAAAAAGGCTCCATCACCTCCTTCCAAGCCGTTTACGTCCCCGCCGACGACCTTACCGACCCGGCCCCGGCCAACACCTTCGCGCACCTCGATTCCACCATCGTGCTCGACCGCGCCATCTCCGAACTCGGCATTTACCCGGCGGTCGATCCCCTCGCCTCCACCTCCAAGGCGCTCGAGCCCGCCATCGTCGGCGAGGAGCACTACGAGGTCGCCCGCGAAGTCCAGCGCGTGCTCCAGCGCTACAAGGACCTCCAGGACATCATCGCCATCCTCGGCCTCGACGAACTTTCCCCCGAGGACAAGCTCACCGTTTACCGCGCCCGCAAAGTCCAGCGCTTCCTCTCGCAACCCTTCACCGTCGCGGAAGTCTTCACCGGCACCCCCGGCCAGTATGTGCCGATCAAGGAAACCATCCGCGGCTTCAAACTCATCCTCGAAGGCGCGCTCGACCAAGTCCCCGAGGGCGACTTCTTCATGAAAGGCGCCATCGACGAGATTTTGCCCAAGGCCAAAGCCCAATGA
- the atpG gene encoding ATP synthase F1 subunit gamma has protein sequence MASTRDIRRRIKSVKNTRQITKAMELVASSKMKKAQQAAMAGRPYARLLATMLANLAHRVEDMDNLHPFLIRREIKTRGILLLTTDKGLCGPLNSNLFRLVADIKAPAKFVAVGRKGAQYLARTGRDLLADFIISDRVTFAEVRVIIEFLVKQYLDGVIDTLEVIYPHFKNTLVQEPAIAPILPLDNLAAMVERLKKQAGVESSPDTRDMLFEPSSAEVLSALLPFYVNRTIHQLALAAKASEHSARMVAMKTAKDNATNLLDDLTLKYNKARQAAITNEILEIAAAQYAAAT, from the coding sequence ATGGCATCGACAAGAGACATTCGCCGCCGAATCAAATCGGTCAAAAACACCCGCCAGATCACCAAGGCGATGGAACTCGTTGCCTCGTCGAAAATGAAGAAGGCGCAGCAGGCTGCGATGGCCGGGCGCCCCTATGCCCGCCTCCTCGCCACCATGCTTGCCAACCTCGCTCACCGCGTCGAGGACATGGACAACCTCCATCCCTTCCTCATCCGCCGCGAAATCAAAACCCGCGGCATTCTCCTCCTCACCACCGACAAAGGCCTCTGCGGCCCGCTCAACTCCAATCTCTTCCGCCTCGTCGCCGACATCAAGGCCCCCGCCAAGTTTGTCGCCGTCGGACGCAAGGGCGCCCAATACCTGGCCCGCACCGGACGCGACCTCCTCGCCGACTTCATCATCAGCGACCGCGTCACCTTCGCCGAGGTCCGCGTCATCATCGAGTTTCTGGTCAAACAATATCTCGACGGCGTCATCGACACGCTCGAAGTCATCTATCCCCATTTCAAAAACACCCTCGTTCAGGAACCCGCCATCGCCCCCATCCTCCCGCTCGACAATCTCGCCGCGATGGTCGAACGCCTGAAAAAACAGGCCGGCGTCGAATCCTCCCCCGACACCCGCGACATGCTCTTCGAGCCCAGCTCCGCCGAGGTGCTCAGCGCCCTGCTCCCCTTCTACGTCAACCGCACCATCCACCAGCTCGCGCTCGCCGCCAAAGCCTCCGAGCACAGCGCCCGCATGGTCGCGATGAAGACCGCCAAGGACAACGCCACCAACCTCCTCGACGACCTCACGCTCAAATACAACAAGGCCCGCCAGGCCGCCATCACCAACGAAATCCTCGAAATCGCCGCCGCCCAATACGCCGCCGCGACCTGA
- the atpA gene encoding F0F1 ATP synthase subunit alpha has product MSDTNVIAQIEQQIAQLQNKAVKKNTGTIRAVADGVATIDGLSDVMYNEMVRFPGGAIGIALNLGETEVGTIVLGDISQLKEGDEVQTTGRLLSVPVGKALLGRVVDALGNPVDGKGPLDARETYPVERIAPGIIARKSVSQALFTGIMAIDSMIPIGRGQRELIIGDRGTGKTAIAIDTIINQAKINKIGLASGDPKFRPVYSIYVAVGQKNSNIVRTISTLEAAGALEYTIIVAAPAADNPANQYIAPYAGAAMGEWFMENDMDALIVYDDLSKHAVAYRQICLILKRPSGREAYPGDVFYLHSRLLERAARLAGKGSLTALPIVETQAGDVSAYIPTNIISITDGQIFLETDLFNQGTRPAVSVGLSVSRVGSAAQIKATKQVGGKLKGELAQFRELAAFAQFGSDLDARTKAQLDRGSRIVELFKQPAAAPIPIEQQVVTLWAMQKGYYDDLELKAVAPAAASLRQFFTARQTALLEEIRIQAKLDDAIEAKLKTATDEWKATQPKAGKPAAAPAA; this is encoded by the coding sequence ATGAGCGACACCAACGTCATAGCCCAAATCGAACAGCAAATCGCCCAGTTGCAGAACAAGGCGGTCAAGAAAAACACCGGCACCATCCGCGCCGTCGCCGACGGCGTCGCCACCATCGACGGCCTCTCCGACGTCATGTATAACGAAATGGTGCGGTTCCCCGGCGGCGCCATCGGCATTGCCCTCAACCTCGGCGAGACCGAAGTCGGCACCATCGTCCTTGGCGACATCTCCCAACTCAAGGAAGGCGACGAAGTCCAGACCACCGGCCGCCTCCTCTCCGTCCCCGTCGGCAAAGCCCTCCTCGGACGCGTCGTCGACGCCCTCGGCAACCCCGTCGACGGCAAAGGCCCCCTCGACGCCAGAGAAACCTATCCCGTCGAACGCATCGCCCCCGGCATCATCGCCCGCAAGTCCGTCTCCCAAGCCCTCTTTACCGGCATCATGGCCATCGACTCCATGATTCCCATCGGACGCGGCCAGCGCGAACTCATCATCGGCGACCGCGGCACCGGCAAGACCGCCATCGCCATCGATACCATCATCAACCAGGCCAAGATCAACAAAATCGGCCTCGCCTCCGGCGACCCGAAATTCCGCCCCGTTTACTCCATCTACGTCGCCGTCGGCCAGAAAAACTCCAACATCGTCCGCACCATCTCCACCCTCGAAGCCGCTGGCGCGCTCGAATACACCATCATCGTCGCCGCCCCCGCCGCCGACAATCCCGCCAACCAATACATCGCCCCCTACGCCGGCGCCGCGATGGGCGAATGGTTCATGGAAAACGACATGGACGCCCTCATCGTCTATGACGACCTCTCCAAGCACGCCGTCGCCTACCGCCAGATCTGTCTCATCTTGAAACGTCCCTCCGGCCGCGAAGCCTATCCCGGCGATGTTTTCTACCTTCACTCCCGCCTCCTCGAACGCGCCGCCCGCCTCGCCGGCAAAGGCTCCCTCACCGCCCTCCCCATCGTCGAAACCCAGGCCGGCGACGTCTCCGCCTACATCCCGACCAACATCATCTCCATCACCGACGGGCAAATCTTCCTCGAAACCGACCTCTTCAACCAAGGCACCCGCCCCGCCGTCTCCGTCGGCCTCTCCGTCTCCCGCGTCGGCTCCGCCGCGCAAATCAAGGCCACCAAGCAGGTCGGCGGAAAGCTCAAGGGCGAACTCGCCCAGTTCCGCGAACTCGCCGCCTTTGCCCAATTCGGCTCCGACCTCGACGCCCGCACCAAGGCCCAGCTCGACCGCGGCTCCCGCATCGTCGAACTCTTCAAGCAGCCCGCCGCCGCGCCGATTCCCATCGAGCAGCAGGTCGTCACCCTCTGGGCCATGCAAAAAGGCTATTACGACGACCTCGAATTGAAGGCCGTCGCTCCCGCCGCCGCCAGCCTCCGCCAATTTTTCACCGCGCGCCAGACCGCGCTCCTCGAGGAAATCCGCATCCAGGCCAAACTCGACGACGCCATCGAAGCCAAACTCAAGACCGCCACCGACGAGTGGAAAGCGACCCAGCCCAAAGCCGGGAAACCCGCCGCCGCCCCGGCCGCCTGA
- a CDS encoding F0F1 ATP synthase subunit delta yields MKPDKQSQRLARHLYSLSFADGRISAERVAGVVAYLDKNPPPHRHLSVLKAYRALVAAELARSEARIEHAGPVSDATIQAIAAAMSARYGHPIAPSAKPNPALLAGVRVRVGDDLYDTSVSARLAELAART; encoded by the coding sequence ATGAAGCCCGACAAACAATCCCAGCGCCTCGCCCGCCATCTTTACAGCCTCAGCTTTGCGGACGGGCGCATCTCGGCCGAACGCGTGGCGGGTGTCGTCGCCTACCTCGACAAAAATCCGCCGCCGCACCGCCACCTCTCCGTCCTCAAAGCTTATCGCGCCCTCGTCGCCGCCGAACTCGCCCGCAGCGAAGCCCGCATCGAGCACGCCGGCCCGGTCTCCGACGCCACCATCCAGGCGATCGCCGCCGCGATGTCGGCCCGTTACGGCCACCCCATCGCGCCCTCCGCGAAACCCAATCCCGCGCTCCTCGCCGGCGTCCGCGTCCGCGTCGGCGACGACCTCTACGACACCTCCGTCTCCGCCCGCCTCGCCGAACTCGCCGCCCGCACCTGA
- the atpF gene encoding F0F1 ATP synthase subunit B, with product MTLAPLPIAAGLSDTITQIAHQFGIDIPLLVAQIICFSIVAFLLWKFAFKPVLATLDERQKKIADGLDYAEKMKAELAAAQARSEEIFRDASLKAQQIMADAQKTAKDFADAQQKEAIEKAGDILAKAQQAVELEHKKMLADARGEITRLVVATTERVLARKLTDADRASYNEAASQELIKN from the coding sequence ATGACACTCGCGCCGCTCCCAATCGCCGCCGGACTCAGCGACACCATCACGCAGATTGCCCACCAATTCGGCATCGATATCCCGCTCCTCGTCGCGCAGATAATCTGCTTCAGCATCGTGGCGTTCCTGCTCTGGAAATTCGCCTTCAAGCCCGTCCTGGCCACCCTCGACGAACGCCAGAAAAAAATCGCCGACGGCCTCGACTACGCCGAGAAAATGAAGGCCGAACTCGCCGCCGCCCAGGCCCGCAGCGAGGAAATCTTCCGGGACGCCTCGCTCAAGGCCCAGCAAATCATGGCCGACGCGCAGAAAACCGCGAAAGACTTCGCCGACGCGCAGCAAAAGGAGGCCATCGAAAAGGCCGGCGACATCCTCGCCAAGGCCCAGCAGGCCGTCGAACTCGAACACAAGAAAATGCTCGCCGACGCCCGGGGCGAAATCACCCGCCTCGTCGTCGCCACCACCGAGCGCGTCCTTGCCAGGAAACTCACCGACGCCGACCGCGCCTCCTACAACGAAGCCGCGTCGCAGGAACTCATCAAAAACTGA
- the atpE gene encoding ATP synthase F0 subunit C, translating to MIDIIAQASTGITGSIQGALGCLGAALGVGLVGTKAVEAVGRNPGASGKILVQAILGMALAEAVAFYALFLGK from the coding sequence ATGATCGACATCATCGCACAAGCCTCCACCGGAATCACCGGCAGCATCCAAGGCGCCCTCGGCTGCCTCGGCGCCGCCCTTGGCGTGGGCCTGGTCGGCACGAAGGCCGTCGAGGCCGTCGGCCGCAACCCCGGCGCGTCCGGCAAGATCCTCGTCCAAGCCATCCTCGGCATGGCGCTCGCCGAAGCGGTCGCGTTCTACGCGCTCTTCCTCGGCAAGTAA
- a CDS encoding F0F1 ATP synthase subunit A: protein MTFAYVATLSYTDFSLPAHLRIMTRGKKLTLLPIGFLGASVSVIAASEEGAHSGIATAAETLFHIGPLPVTNSMVTSWVIALALIALIRLAIRRPKLVPTRAQALVESVVQGILDLISPITGKHVAKHAFPLLIALFCFILIQNWSGLLPGVGSLFISEHGEWKEIIRPGNADMNSTIALAIVAMAAWAWFVLRYAGLKYFVSHTFGNKADRREIPLPIYLLLTVIFLGVGVVELISMVFRPVSLSFRLFGNVFGGENLMHSMFGIFKWGLPIPFYFLEILIGVVQALVFTLLVAVYIGLVCNHEEDEHAPGAASH, encoded by the coding sequence GTGACGTTTGCCTACGTCGCCACCCTTTCATACACCGATTTTTCGCTGCCTGCGCACCTTCGCATCATGACACGAGGTAAAAAACTAACCCTGCTGCCCATAGGCTTCCTCGGAGCCTCCGTTTCTGTCATTGCCGCCTCGGAAGAAGGTGCCCATTCGGGAATCGCCACCGCTGCTGAGACATTGTTTCACATCGGCCCGCTTCCGGTCACGAACAGCATGGTCACGAGCTGGGTGATTGCGCTCGCCCTCATCGCCCTCATCCGCCTCGCCATCCGCCGCCCCAAACTCGTTCCCACCCGCGCCCAAGCCTTGGTCGAGAGCGTGGTGCAGGGGATTCTCGACCTCATTTCGCCCATCACGGGCAAGCACGTCGCCAAGCACGCCTTCCCGCTGCTGATCGCCCTCTTCTGCTTCATCCTGATCCAAAACTGGAGCGGCCTCCTGCCCGGCGTGGGCTCCCTCTTCATAAGTGAACACGGCGAATGGAAAGAAATCATCCGCCCCGGCAACGCCGACATGAACAGCACCATCGCGCTCGCCATCGTGGCCATGGCGGCCTGGGCGTGGTTTGTCCTGCGCTACGCCGGCCTCAAGTATTTTGTCTCCCACACGTTCGGCAACAAGGCCGACCGCCGGGAAATCCCGCTCCCCATCTATCTTTTGCTTACGGTGATATTCCTCGGCGTCGGCGTCGTGGAGCTGATCTCGATGGTTTTCCGTCCGGTTTCGCTCTCGTTCCGTCTTTTCGGCAACGTCTTCGGCGGGGAAAACCTCATGCATTCCATGTTCGGCATATTCAAGTGGGGGCTGCCGATTCCCTTCTACTTTCTCGAAATCCTGATCGGCGTGGTGCAGGCGCTCGTCTTCACGCTCCTCGTTGCCGTTTACATCGGGCTCGTCTGCAACCACGAGGAGGACGAACACGCCCCGGGAGCCGCCTCGCACTGA
- the trmB gene encoding SAM-dependent methyltransferase yields the protein MENPARSADFLARRDARLAALRETLAVLLRGHPRITLELGCGHGHFLTAYAAAQSVSLSAFHRLSASERRPQTPFCIGIDLIGERIARARRKAARAGLEPHLAFLQAEAGEFLASLPAHVAFADIFILFPDPWPKRRHHKNRLIQPEILTALATRSGIDTRLCFRTDYAPYFEDACETMTAHANWEIDPTLSWPFEQETVFQNRAKIYQSFVARRIL from the coding sequence GTGGAAAACCCAGCCCGCTCCGCCGATTTTCTTGCCCGCCGCGACGCGCGCCTTGCCGCGTTGCGCGAAACCCTTGCCGTGCTCCTGCGCGGCCATCCGCGCATCACACTCGAGCTCGGCTGCGGCCACGGCCACTTCCTCACCGCCTACGCCGCCGCGCAATCGGTCTCGCTTTCCGCATTCCATCGACTTTCAGCCTCCGAGCGGCGGCCACAAACGCCTTTTTGCATCGGCATCGACCTCATCGGTGAACGCATCGCGCGCGCCCGCCGCAAGGCCGCCCGCGCCGGACTCGAACCGCATCTCGCGTTCCTCCAGGCCGAGGCGGGCGAATTCCTCGCCTCGCTGCCGGCCCATGTGGCCTTTGCGGATATTTTCATCCTGTTCCCCGATCCGTGGCCAAAACGCCGCCACCACAAAAACCGGCTCATCCAGCCCGAAATTCTCACGGCGCTCGCCACGCGCTCCGGCATCGACACGCGCCTGTGCTTCCGCACCGATTACGCCCCCTATTTCGAGGACGCATGCGAAACCATGACAGCACATGCAAACTGGGAGATCGATCCTACGCTTTCATGGCCATTCGAACAGGAGACCGTTTTCCAAAATCGTGCTAAAATATATCAATCTTTTGTCGCCCGGCGAATTTTATGA
- a CDS encoding sensor histidine kinase — MLFAIIIILGIALCVALLQIAQYRRAARGLSQAIITKQPFLREDIPGASGPHWDALVSETNDLISENIRLRQLRTSQLAQLDATLGSLQEAVLLVDRDNRILLANQALQALFPRAAANTNLLHHRLETIIHGAAFFEYVEAVRRGTARPQHEIEFPSTPSPAAATSRAGRHLWLEVTGTTIPALTGDDEAWALFVLHDITKQKKLEAVRKEFVANVSHELRTPLSIIKGYAETLVDGHVDMPEADRDRFLRTIERHAERLNSLIEDLLTLSRLESANAGLRREPVAFTKLLATILDDYRARPAAAGRRLGHDFDPAIGELQLDPLKITQALENLLDNALKYTPPTALVQVSARRAGAGMIEVAVRDNGPGIPAADLPHIFERFYRVDKGRSRDKGGTGLGLSIVKHIVQLHGGQVRAESTEGQGSVFYFTLPEK; from the coding sequence ATGCTTTTCGCAATTATCATCATCCTCGGAATCGCCCTTTGCGTCGCGCTTTTGCAGATCGCGCAATACCGCCGGGCCGCGCGCGGGCTTTCGCAGGCGATCATCACCAAGCAGCCCTTTCTCCGCGAAGACATCCCCGGGGCGTCCGGGCCGCATTGGGACGCGCTCGTCAGCGAGACCAACGACCTCATCTCCGAAAACATCCGCCTGCGCCAGCTCCGCACCAGCCAGCTCGCCCAGCTCGACGCCACCCTCGGCAGCCTCCAGGAGGCCGTGCTGCTGGTCGATCGCGACAACCGCATCCTTCTCGCCAACCAAGCCCTCCAAGCCCTCTTCCCCCGCGCCGCCGCCAATACCAACCTCCTCCACCACCGCCTCGAAACCATCATCCACGGCGCCGCGTTTTTCGAATACGTGGAGGCCGTCCGCCGCGGCACCGCCCGTCCGCAGCATGAGATCGAGTTTCCTTCCACGCCGTCCCCCGCCGCCGCGACCTCCCGCGCCGGCCGCCACCTTTGGCTCGAAGTCACCGGCACCACCATCCCCGCGCTCACCGGCGATGACGAAGCCTGGGCGCTTTTTGTCCTTCACGACATCACCAAGCAGAAAAAACTCGAGGCCGTGCGAAAGGAGTTCGTCGCCAATGTCTCCCACGAACTCCGCACCCCGCTCAGCATCATCAAGGGTTACGCCGAGACGCTGGTTGACGGGCACGTGGACATGCCCGAGGCGGATCGCGATCGTTTTTTGCGCACCATCGAGCGCCACGCCGAGCGCCTCAACTCCCTCATCGAAGACCTGCTCACGCTTTCCCGCCTCGAATCCGCCAACGCCGGCCTGCGCCGCGAGCCCGTCGCGTTCACAAAGCTCCTCGCGACCATCCTCGACGACTATCGCGCCCGGCCCGCCGCGGCCGGGCGGCGGCTGGGGCATGACTTCGACCCCGCCATCGGCGAACTCCAGCTCGACCCGCTCAAAATCACCCAGGCCCTCGAAAACCTCCTCGACAACGCCCTCAAATACACGCCGCCCACCGCGCTTGTCCAAGTGAGCGCGCGCCGCGCCGGCGCTGGCATGATCGAGGTGGCGGTGCGCGACAACGGCCCCGGCATCCCCGCCGCCGACCTGCCTCATATTTTCGAACGGTTTTATCGCGTGGACAAAGGCCGGTCCCGCGACAAAGGCGGCACGGGCCTCGGCCTGAGCATCGTGAAACACATCGTCCAGCTTCACGGCGGCCAGGTCCGCGCCGAAAGCACGGAAGGGCAGGGGAGCGTCTTTTATTTCACCCTGCCGGAAAAGTGA
- a CDS encoding winged helix-turn-helix domain-containing protein, with the protein MTSADLKAKKVLIVDDEADVTDLVAYNLRAKGCTVETLNDPTSSIGVARSFLPDLVILDVMMPDLSGVQICKMLRADPQLKNVPVIFLTAKAEEHDRVQGLEIGADDYICKPFSTKELTLRIQSILRRSAAGITTAAAPSSPSSATRHQVGDINLDVERHAVTVHGQPIELTATEFKLLQLLMERRGRVQTREHLLLNVWNYETEIETRTVDTHIRRLREKLGTEADWIETIRGVGYRLAERRVTNSPAA; encoded by the coding sequence ATGACTTCCGCCGATTTGAAAGCCAAAAAAGTCCTCATCGTGGATGACGAAGCCGATGTCACCGACCTCGTCGCTTACAACCTTCGCGCCAAAGGCTGCACCGTCGAAACCCTCAACGATCCCACCAGCAGCATTGGGGTCGCCCGCTCCTTCCTGCCCGACCTTGTCATCCTCGACGTGATGATGCCCGATCTGAGCGGCGTGCAGATCTGTAAAATGCTCCGTGCCGATCCCCAGCTCAAAAACGTGCCCGTCATCTTCCTCACCGCCAAGGCCGAGGAGCATGACCGCGTGCAGGGACTCGAAATCGGTGCCGACGACTATATCTGCAAGCCCTTCAGCACAAAGGAACTCACCCTCCGCATCCAATCCATCCTCCGCCGCTCGGCCGCCGGCATCACCACAGCGGCCGCGCCCTCCAGCCCGTCCTCCGCCACCCGCCATCAGGTCGGTGACATCAACCTCGATGTCGAGCGCCACGCCGTGACCGTCCACGGCCAGCCCATCGAGCTCACCGCGACCGAGTTCAAGCTCCTCCAGCTCCTCATGGAACGCCGCGGCCGCGTGCAAACCCGCGAGCACCTGCTCCTCAACGTCTGGAACTACGAAACCGAAATCGAGACGCGCACCGTTGACACCCATATCCGCCGCCTCCGCGAAAAACTCGGGACCGAGGCCGACTGGATCGAAACCATCCGGGGCGTGGGCTACCGTCTGGCGGAACGCCGTGTCACCAACAGCCCCGCCGCGTGA